The Oncorhynchus nerka isolate Pitt River linkage group LG12, Oner_Uvic_2.0, whole genome shotgun sequence genome includes a region encoding these proteins:
- the LOC115138937 gene encoding left-right determination factor 2-like: MAYFPIWLLCASAILSLTHSFNQENLKEAMLQRLGLKELPRINKRDLENLVVPSHIRNKYLTLLKLHHERRRRSLPSLAGILRGYSGNADISGEILYSDATRERLVFDMEARVPANSEVTMAELRLYQNAPHKLHLAGRKSQKQGNNARVSVYWVEVLENGANRFSLVDSRLVPIYETGWKSFDVTQAVHYWSKGRREVLLRLELRVEGERPGSYAAGMAKSMRFTAQDPSDQSAGKPELLFYTLNLEEYGSRGDCQSSKPNGICCREDHFINFRELTWTQYWVIEPAGYQSFRCAGGCKQPKRHYGYGERRCAATENAPLPIMYLVKEGDYTEIEVAEFPNMIVEKCRCTMDNVSV; the protein is encoded by the exons ATGGCATATTTCCCAATTTGGCTGCTGTGCGCCAGTGCGATACTGTCTCTAACGCACAGCTTCAACCAGGAGAACCTGAAAGAGGCTATGCTTCAGAGGCTTGGACTGAAGGAACTCCCAAGGATCAATAAAAGGGACTTGGAAAACCTGGTCGTTCCTAGCCACATCAGAAACAAGTACCTGACCCTGCTGAAGCTGCACCACGAGAGGAGACGCCGCTCTCTGCCCAGCCTAGCAGGAATCCTCAGGGGGTATTCCGGGAACGCAG ATATATCGGGGGAGATTCTTTACTCTGACGCCACCAGAGAGCGGTTGGTTTTCGACATGGAGGCCAGGGTCCCAGCCAACAGCGAGGTGACCATGGCGGAGCTCAGACTCTACCAGAACGCCCCTCATAAACTGCACCTGGCCGGGAGAAAGAGTCAAAAGCAGGGCAACAACGCACGGGTCAGCGTCTACTGGGTGGAGGTTCTAGAGAACGGCGCCAACCGCTTCTCACTGGTAGACTCAAG GTTGGTGCCAATCTACGAGACCGGGTGGAAAAGTTTCGATGTGACGCAGGCCGTACACTACTGGTCGAAGGGACGTcgagaggtgctgctgcgcctggAGCTGCGGGTCGAGGGGGAGAGACCGGGAAGCTACGCAGCCGGGATGGCCAAGAGTATGCGCTTTACCGCGCAGGACCCCTCTGACCAGAGCGCGGGAAAGCCTGAGCTTCTTTTTTACACCTTGAACCTGGAGGAATATGG TTCCCGTGGTGACTGCCAGTCCAGCAAGCCGAACGGCATATGCTGCAGAGAAGACCACTTCATCAACTTCCGGGAGCTAACTTGGACTCAATACTGGGTCATCGAACCTGCGGGCTACCAGTCCTTCCGATGCGCAGGAGGATGCAAGCAGCCAAAGCGTCATTATGGCTACGGAGAACGGCGGTGCGCGGCTACGGAGAACGCGCCGCTACCTATAATGTACCTGGTGAAAGAAGGAGACTACACTGAGATTGAAGTGGCCGAGTTTCCCAACATGATAGTGGAGAAGTGCAGATGTACAATGGACAATGTATCTGTTTGA